Below is a genomic region from Pseudomonas extremaustralis.
CTTTGTAGACCATCTGCTCGCTGCCGTCGCCCTTCACCACCAGGCCCGCGTAGCGTTTCTTGCTGCCCTCCTCCGCACCGCGAATGGTCGGCATCAGGAAGCGTGTGAAGTGGGTTTCGTATTGCAGCTCCAAGGCGCTTTGCAGGCCGTAGACCGTATGCAGGTGCTCACGCCACCAGTCGTTGACGTGCTGTACCAGCGCCTGGCCGATGCGAGTGGCATCCTCCTGGGAATGGGCACTGCCGAGCCAGACGAACGTGGAGTCGGTGTCACCATAGATCACTTCATAGCCCTGGGCTTCGACCAGCTCGCGGGTCTGGCGCATGATCTGATGGCCGCGCAGGGTGATCGACGACGCCAGCCGCGTGTCGAAGAACCGGCAGCCGCTGGAGCCGAGCACGCCGTAAAACGCGTTCATGATGATCTTCAGCGCCTGGGACAGCGGCGCATTGTGTTCACGCTTGGCCTCTTCGCGGCCTTCGGAAACCCGCGCAACAATGGACGGCAGGCAGTGCCGGGTGCGGGAGAACCGCGCGCCGCGAAAGCCTTCCACGGACTCGCTGTCATCGGGGTGCTTGAGGCCTTCGATCAGCCCCACCGGGTCGATCAGGAAAGTGCGGATGATCGACGGGTAGAGGCTTTTGTAATCGAGCACCAATACCGATTCGTAAAGGCCGGGGCGCGAATCCATGACAAACCCGCCTGGGCTGGCCTGGGGCGGTTTGTCCCCCAGGTTCGGCGCGACAAAGCCCTGGCGATGCATCAGCGGCATGTACAGGTGGGTGAAGGCGGCGACGGAGCCACCGCTGCGGTCGGCCGGCAGCCCGGTGACGCTCGCGCGCTCGAGCAGAAACTTGAGCAGTTCGGTCTTCGCGAAAATTCGCGTGACCAGCTCGCAATCCTTGAGGTTGTAACGCGCCAGGGCGGGCTTGTCCTCGGCGAACATGCGGTTGATTTCATCCATGCGCTGGTATGGCGTGGAGATGTCCTTGCCTTCGCCGAGCAGGGTTTGCGCGACGTTTTCCAGGCTGAAGGATTCGAAACTCCACGTGGCCGAGCGCAGCGCTTCGATACCGTCGATGATCAGCCGTCCTGCCGCTGCGGCGAAGTAATGGTTGCGGCTGCCGTGTTCGCGCCAGGCCATCGGTTCGTCGCCCCGCCCGAGCATGAGCGGCACGTTGAGGCGCTGGGCATGTTCGTGGAGTACACGCAGGTCGAACTGCACCACATTCCAGCCGATGATTGCATCGGGATCGTGGGTAGCGAGCCAGTGGTTGAGGCGTTCGAGCAGTTGGGCGCGGGAGTCGCAGTAGTCGAGTTTGAAGTCCACTGCGCTGTTGTTGTTCGGCGGCCCCAGCATATACACCTGGCGCTCGCCGCAGCCTTCAAGGGCGATGGAATACAGATCGCCCTGGGCAGTGGTCTCGATGTCCAGGGACACCAGCTTCAACTGCGGGCGGTAATCGGGAGCAGGCTTCATCTGCGCATCGCACAGCACGCCGGTTGCATCGGGCGTACCGCCGAACCAGACCGGGGCGGTGATGAAGCGCTCCATCATGTAGCGCTCGGGCGGGCGCACGTCGCCTTCGTAGACATCAACGCCAGCGGCGCGCAGACGTTTTTCCAGGTCCATCGCTTGACGGTGCTGGCGCGTGTAGAGGCCCAAAACCTGCCGGTGATGGAAATCGCACAGCTGCAGAGGGCGCAATTCGACGTCGCGCTCGCCCTTGAGCAGCCAGTCAAGCGGCTTGCGGTGGGCCTCGGGTATGAACATGACCGAGGTCTGCACAGGTAGGCGAATAAACCGCGGGCCCTGGTCTGTAGCCAGCCAGAAACTGACCTCCGTGCCCGCCGGAGTATCGTGCCAATGCCGGGTCAGGACAAAACCCTGCTGTAAATCCACCGTACCGCACCTCAGGAATCGCTTTCAGAGCGTGATTCTACTCGGCATACACTCAAACCCTGCACGTTTACACGCATGCAGAGTGGAATAAGGCGTGCAAATCATTAGAGGCGTGGAGCTCGAGCGTCAGCGACGAACAACTTCCAGCCTGCGCGCTCACAGCGGGCACCTGCGCCGATGCCCGCTTGGGTCATGCCTGACGGGCTCGGTTCAGATAGCTTTCGATATTGCCCATCTGCTCATCCCATCCGCGGGAGTTCATCTTGAAAGCTTTCTGTCGCCGCCCCATGGGGAGGGAGTTGAAGCCGGACTCAACGACCCGCAACAGAATGCCCGGTGCGCGGTCTTCAATCGTGAACTCCACCAGGGTGGGTGTTTCCTGGTCGTAGTCGACGTCCTTATCTACCGCATAGGGATGCCACCGAAAAGAGAACAGCGTTTGGGGCAAGATACGTTCTATCCTGGCTTTCCAGATCACATGTTCGTAGCCTGGGTAGGTAATTGGCGCCTCAATGGTTTCCCCGGCGACAAAGGTTTTGTCCTTGAGGGCGATCCCGAACCAATCACCGAATTGCTCGGCATCGACCAAGGCTTCCCACACCTGTTTACGCGAAACACTCAGCAGGACTTTCCGTTCTATGCGATCCAATACGTGCATATGTCACCTCCTTCATTGACAGTAGGCGACATCAAACAATGCGCAACCTGAGGTTGTAAGCAATGATGATGACCCGTCCTTTAGCTGGTCCTCTGTTATGACTGACCCATTGAATGGAAGTTGCTTCTGCAAAGGCGTGCGCTACCAAGTCGACCGCCTGGACATGCCCATCAGCCACTGCCACTGCGAGAGTTGCCGCAAGGTACACGCGGCCGCATTCGTCACAACGGCCGGAGTGATGCGCGAGCATTTTCGCTGGACGCAAGGTGAGGAGCTGTTGTCGTCGTTCGAATCGTCGCCGGGCAAGCTCAGGCATTTCTGCTCGCGCTGCGGCTCACATCTGATCGCGGAACGTGGGCATCAGCCTCATGTCATTGTGCGGGTGGCGACGCTGGATGATGATCCCGGCGTCAGGCCCACCTCACACATCTGGACGGCCCATGACGTGCCCTGGCTTGCTTATGAAGGCGTCGAGCAGTGGGACGAGTGGAAAGCATGATTCAGACGTGCGGATCACCCGGCGCCTTGGCTGGCGTTGCATATTGCGGCTTCAGATGGCCTTCCTGATCAAGTAGCCAAGCGTCCATGATCTGCCGTACGACCGGCCCCGCGACCCGACCACCGGCCTCGCCGTTTTCGATCATCACCGATATCACGATTTTCGGATGCTCGGCCGGCGCAAAACCAACAAACAAGGCGTTATCACGGTGGCGCTCCAAGGTCTTGTCACGGTTGTAGCGCTCACCCTGCTTGATGGCTACCACTTGGGCCGTACCGCTCTTGCCGGCGATACGGTATTGCGCACCTTGCGCTGCGGCCCGGGCGATGCCGCGCGGGTCATGCATCACCAATTGCATACCGTGGTTCACCTGTTCCCAGTCACGAGGGTCCTTGAGGACCACGTTAGGCATAGGGTTCTCATCCACCGGTGGCACACCATTGATGGTCTTGGCCAGGTGCGGTCGGTTCCACACACCTTTGTTGGCAATCAATGCAGTCGCCTGGGCCAATTGCAGCGGCGTGACCTGCATGTAGCCTTGACCAATGCCAAGGATCACCGTTTCTCCCGGGAACCAGGGCTGACGTCGGGTGGCGCGTTTCCAGGCTTGAGAAGGCATCAAACCTGCCGACTCTTCGAACATATCCAGAGAGACTTTCTGACCAAGGCCGAATTCCGCCAGGTAGTCGTGCAGACGGTCGATGCCAAGCTTGTGCGCCAAGTCGTAAAAGTAAGTGTCGTTGGAGCGCATGATGGCGGCGTCCATATCGACCCAACCGTCGCCACTGTGATTCCAGTTGCGGTATTTGTGGTCGAAGTCGGGTAACTGATAGTAACCGGGGTCGAACACGCGGGTTTGGGCAGTGACTACACCACTGTCGAGGCCGGCGATGGCGACTTCCGGCTTGATTGTGGAGCCAGGCGCGTAGAGGCCTCTCAGCACGCGGTTGAACAGCGGTCGATCAATAGAGTCATGCAGTGCGGCATATTCCTTGAAGCTGATCCCAGTGACGAACAGATTCGGATCGAAACTTGGCTTGCTGACCATAGCCAGCACTTCACCGGTTTGCGGGTCAAGTGCAACCACCGACCCACGGCGATCCCCCAAGGCCTCTTCCGCCGCCTCCTGGAGCTTGACGTCGAGGCTCAGTACGATGTTTTTGCCGGGGATCGGGTCGGTATGCTTGAGCACGCGCAACACGCGGCCCTGGGCATTGGTCTCGACCTCTTCATAACCGACGTGACCATGCAACTCGGACTCGTAGAAGCGTTCGATACCCGTTTTGCCGATGGATTGCGTACCGCGGTACTCCACCGAGTCGAGGGCCTTGGACTCCTTCTCGTTGATCCGTCCCACATAGCCAATGGAATGCGCAAAGTGGGCACCCAACGGGTAATGACGAACGAATTGAGGTTCAACATCTATGCCTGGCAGACGAAATTCGTTCACGGCCAATACGGCGATCTGCTCTTCGGTCAGTTCGTAAAACAGCGTGACCGGGACAAAAGGATGTCGCGCCTGCTTTAAGGCCTTGTCGAATACCGCACGATCTTCAGCAGGCAAATGCAACAGATTGACGATGGTATCCAACTCTCCCTTAACGTCGGCAGTACGCTCGCGAGTGATGGTCAGGTTGTAACTGGGACGATTGTCCGCCAACACCACGCCGTTGCGGTCGTAGATCAACCCGCGAGTCGGCGTGATGGGCAGTACGTGTACGCGATTATTTTCAGAAATAGTGGAATGGTAGTCGTACTGCACCACCTGCAGAAAATACATGCGCCCCACCAACGCACAGGTGATCCCAATCACCATCAGCGCGCAGGCGAGCAGGCGCTTGTTGACCAGGCGGTTTTCTTTTTCGTGATCCTTGATCGGTATCGGTTCGGGCATTTCTACAGCATCTCGTTGAAAAAAGTCGACGCCGCATCCTGCGGATAAAAGATCCATCCCTGTGAAAATGTGCTGCACCATACCAAAAATGCAGAAACACTTTGCATCGATTTCCCGAACGGCATGCTGGCAAGCGGTTGAGGCTCGCACCTTAGCCACGCCAGGGCGTCATTGCATAGAAACGCCGGGCCTTTGCACTGAAGACCGCCGCAATGAGCCTCTTCGTACTTTCCGAGCGCCCAAAACAAAACCCCTGTCTGCATAAGCAAACAGGGGTTCTGGAATTTAATCTTGACGATGACCTACTCTCACATGGGGAAACCCCACACTACCATCGGCGATGCATCGTTTCACTACTGAGTTCGGGATGGGATCAGGTGGTTCCAATGCTCTATGGTCGTCAAGAAATTCGGGTACTGACTCGTGACCTCATGGCCTCGCTTCAGCAAATTGGGTATGTGATAGCTTTGGTGTTTTGTGAGATTCGAACTTTCGGTTCGTTTCGTCTTCACACACCGCAATCTGGTGCTCTTTCGCTTTTCAGCTCGAAGCAAGCAAATTGCTTGGGTGTTATATGGTCAAGCCTCACGGGCAATTAGTATTGGTTAGCTCAACGCCTCACAGCGCTTACACACCCAACCTATCAACGTCGTAGTCTTCGACGGCCCTTCAGGGGACTCAAGGTCCCAGTGAGATCTCATCTTGAGGCTAGTTTCCCGCTTAGATGCTTTCAGCGGTTATCTATTCCGAACATAGCTACCCGGCAATGCCACTGGCGTGACAACCGGAACACCAGAGGTTCGTCCACTCCGGTCCTCTCGTACTAGGAGCAGCCCCTCTCAAATCTCAAACGTCCACGGCAGATAGGGACCGAACTGTCTCACGACGTTCTAAACCCAGCTCGCGTACCACTTTAAATGGCGAACAGCCATACCCTTGGGACCGGCTTCAGCCCCAGGATGTGATGAGCCGACATCGAGGTGCCAAACACCGCCGTCGATATGAACTCTTGGGCGGTATCAGCCTGTTATCCCCGGAGTACCTTTTATCCGTTGAGCGATGGCCCTTCCATACAGAACCACCGGATCACTAAGACCTACTTTCGTACCTGCTCGACGTGTCTGTCTCGCAGTCAAGCGCGCTTTTGCCTTTATACTCTACGACCGATTTCCGACCGGTCTGAGCGCACCTTCGTACTCCTCCGTTACTCTTTAGGAGGAGACCGCCCCAGTCAAACTACCCACCATACACTGTCCTCGATCCGGATAACGGACCTGAGTTAGAACCTCAAAGTTGCCAGGGTGGTATTTCAAGGTTGGCTCCACGCGAACTGGCGTCCACGCTTCAAAGCCTCCCACCTATCCTACACAAGCAAATTCAAAGTCCAGTGCAAAGCTATAGTAAAGGTTCACGGGGTCTTTCCGTCTAGCCGCGGATACACTGCATCTTCACAGCGATTTCAATTTCACTGAGTCTCGGGTGGAGACAGCGCCGCCATCGTTACGCCATTCGTGCAGGTCGGAACTTACCCGACAAGGAATTTCGCTACCTTAGGACCGTTATAGTTACGGCCGCCGTTTACCGGGGCTTCGATCAAGAGCTTCGCGTTAGCTAACCCCATCAATTAACCTTCCGGCACCGGGCAGGCGTCACACCCTATACGTCCACTTTCGTGTTTGCAGAGTGCTGTGTTTTTAATAAACAGTCGCAGCGGCCTGGTATCTTCGACCGGCATGGGCTTACGGAGCAAGTCCTTCACCCTCACCGGCGCACCTTCTCCCGAAGTTACGGTGCCATTTTGCCTAGTTCCTTCACCCGAGTTCTCTCAAGCGCCTTGGTATTCTCTACCCAACCACCTGTGTCGGTTTGGGGTACGGTTCCTGGTTACCTGAAGCTTAGAAGCTTTTCTTGGAAGCATGGCATCAACCACTTCGTCATCTAAAAGACAACTCGTCATCAGCTCTCGGCCTTAAGATCCCGGATTTACCTAAGATCTCAGCCTACCACCTTAAACTTGGACAACCAACGCCAAGCTGGCCTAGCCTTCTCCGTCCCTCCATCGCAATAACCAGAAGTACAGGAATATTAACCTGTTTTCCATCGACTACGCTTTTCAGCCTCGCCTTAGGGACCGACTAACCCTGCGTCGATTAACGTTGCGCAGGAAACCTTGGTCTTTCGGCGTGGGTGTTTTTCACACCCATTATCGTTACTCATGTCAGCATTCGCACTTCTGATACCTCCAGCAAGCTTCTCAACTCACCTTCACAGGCTTACAGAACGCTCCTCTACCGCATCACTTACGTGATACCCGTAGCTTCGGTGTATGGTTTGAGCCCCGTTACATCTTCCGCGCAGGCCGACTCGACTAGTGAGCTATTACGCTTTCTTTAAAGGGTGGCTGCTTCTAAGCCAACCTCCTAGCTGTCTAAGCCTTCCCACATCGTTTCCCACTTAACCATAACTTTGGGACCTTAGCTGACGGTCTGGGTTGTTTCCCTTTTCACGACGGACGTTAGCACCCGCCGTGTGTCTCCCATGCTCGGCACTTGTAGGTATTCGGAGTTTGCATCGGTTTGGTAAGTCGGGATGACCCCCTAGCCGAAACAGTGCTCTACCCCCTACAGTGATACATGAGGCGCTACCTAAATAGCTTTCGAGGAGAACCAGCTATCTCCGAGCTTGATTAGCCTTTCACTCCGATCCACAGGTCATCCGCTAACTTTTCAACGGTAGTCGGTTCGGTCCTCCAGTTAGTGTTACCCAACCTTCAACCTGCCCATGGATAGATCGCCCGGTTTCGGGTCTATTCCCAGCGACTAGACGCCCTATTAAGACTCGCTTTCGCTACGCCTCCCCTATTCGGTTAAGCTCGCCACTGAAAATAAGTCGCTGACCCATTATACAAAAGGTACGCAGTCACAGAACAAAGTCTGCTCCCACTGCTTGTACGCATACGGTTTCAGGATCTATTTCACTCCCCTCTCCGGGGTTCTTTTCGCCTTTCCCTCACGGTACTAGTTCACTATCGGTCAGTCAGTAGTATTTAGCCTTGGAGGATGGTCCCCCCATATTCAGACAAAGTTTCTCGTGCTCCGTCCTACTCGATTTCATGACTAAGAGATTTTCGCGTACAGGGCTATCACCCACTATGGCCGCACTT
It encodes:
- a CDS encoding DNA polymerase II, which produces MDLQQGFVLTRHWHDTPAGTEVSFWLATDQGPRFIRLPVQTSVMFIPEAHRKPLDWLLKGERDVELRPLQLCDFHHRQVLGLYTRQHRQAMDLEKRLRAAGVDVYEGDVRPPERYMMERFITAPVWFGGTPDATGVLCDAQMKPAPDYRPQLKLVSLDIETTAQGDLYSIALEGCGERQVYMLGPPNNNSAVDFKLDYCDSRAQLLERLNHWLATHDPDAIIGWNVVQFDLRVLHEHAQRLNVPLMLGRGDEPMAWREHGSRNHYFAAAAGRLIIDGIEALRSATWSFESFSLENVAQTLLGEGKDISTPYQRMDEINRMFAEDKPALARYNLKDCELVTRIFAKTELLKFLLERASVTGLPADRSGGSVAAFTHLYMPLMHRQGFVAPNLGDKPPQASPGGFVMDSRPGLYESVLVLDYKSLYPSIIRTFLIDPVGLIEGLKHPDDSESVEGFRGARFSRTRHCLPSIVARVSEGREEAKREHNAPLSQALKIIMNAFYGVLGSSGCRFFDTRLASSITLRGHQIMRQTRELVEAQGYEVIYGDTDSTFVWLGSAHSQEDATRIGQALVQHVNDWWREHLHTVYGLQSALELQYETHFTRFLMPTIRGAEEGSKKRYAGLVVKGDGSEQMVYKGLETVRSDWSPLARRFQQELYQRIFHRQPHQDYIRDYVRRTLSGEWDELLIYRKRLRRPLDDYERNVPPHVRAARVADEYNDRLGRPRQYQRGGWISYVISVNGPEPLEARQTPIDYDHYVTRQLQPVADAILPFVNDDFSTLVGGQMGLF
- a CDS encoding SRPBCC family protein; protein product: MHVLDRIERKVLLSVSRKQVWEALVDAEQFGDWFGIALKDKTFVAGETIEAPITYPGYEHVIWKARIERILPQTLFSFRWHPYAVDKDVDYDQETPTLVEFTIEDRAPGILLRVVESGFNSLPMGRRQKAFKMNSRGWDEQMGNIESYLNRARQA
- a CDS encoding GFA family protein; the protein is MTDPLNGSCFCKGVRYQVDRLDMPISHCHCESCRKVHAAAFVTTAGVMREHFRWTQGEELLSSFESSPGKLRHFCSRCGSHLIAERGHQPHVIVRVATLDDDPGVRPTSHIWTAHDVPWLAYEGVEQWDEWKA
- the mrdA gene encoding penicillin-binding protein 2 codes for the protein MPEPIPIKDHEKENRLVNKRLLACALMVIGITCALVGRMYFLQVVQYDYHSTISENNRVHVLPITPTRGLIYDRNGVVLADNRPSYNLTITRERTADVKGELDTIVNLLHLPAEDRAVFDKALKQARHPFVPVTLFYELTEEQIAVLAVNEFRLPGIDVEPQFVRHYPLGAHFAHSIGYVGRINEKESKALDSVEYRGTQSIGKTGIERFYESELHGHVGYEEVETNAQGRVLRVLKHTDPIPGKNIVLSLDVKLQEAAEEALGDRRGSVVALDPQTGEVLAMVSKPSFDPNLFVTGISFKEYAALHDSIDRPLFNRVLRGLYAPGSTIKPEVAIAGLDSGVVTAQTRVFDPGYYQLPDFDHKYRNWNHSGDGWVDMDAAIMRSNDTYFYDLAHKLGIDRLHDYLAEFGLGQKVSLDMFEESAGLMPSQAWKRATRRQPWFPGETVILGIGQGYMQVTPLQLAQATALIANKGVWNRPHLAKTINGVPPVDENPMPNVVLKDPRDWEQVNHGMQLVMHDPRGIARAAAQGAQYRIAGKSGTAQVVAIKQGERYNRDKTLERHRDNALFVGFAPAEHPKIVISVMIENGEAGGRVAGPVVRQIMDAWLLDQEGHLKPQYATPAKAPGDPHV